A stretch of DNA from Bactrocera neohumeralis isolate Rockhampton chromosome 6, APGP_CSIRO_Bneo_wtdbg2-racon-allhic-juicebox.fasta_v2, whole genome shotgun sequence:
taaaaaattaaaaaaaaaattggaaaaaaaattaaatttttacgaaaaacttAAAAGAATTTGTAATTCGATATTTCCGTAATCACTAAATACACATTCAAAATCTAACTAAAGATAAAAGATTTTTAATCCAAATAGACTTCTTGCCTACACCAGCATATGAATATATGATATATCCAGTCTTCACTGCAATCCAAGCAAAAAATGTCCTTAATCCGGCTTAAAAGCTGTCTATTATCAATCTGTTTTTTCGCTTCTACCTTTCTACTAAGCCCACTGAGCaaactgcacacacacacacacgcacttctTCTGTCTTATGCTGCGCCTGACTAACTGGCTGGCTTGTTAACCAGCTGTCACTGTCGCCGACAACATGTTCCACCGTCGCTACCGGCATTCGCACACAAGTGTTTGCCAGCTTCCAGAACATCTAATATTAGCTCATAGTAGTTTGCGAAGTGAATCGGCAATGTCTTTGCAGCGACAATGCAGATGTGTGCAAGATGGCGGGCGgaaatgtgtatgtgttgcTGTTTGAGCAGGAAGCAATGATGCCTATAGACAGACCGACTATGCCAAAGAGTTCAAAGCAATATctaaagacatatgtatatgtatgtatgtatatgcatacatatgtataagtatagctaatgttgtataaaatttaaaagaaaacatgttaGGAAGGGCTAAGTAAGCTCGgttgcaaccgaatattttatactcttgcagcttgccagaatcaaagccagggaaataccttaaggtgcaaaacgtcaaccagaggattggAAGTTCAAAATGGGGGTTCAACATATTCGGTACCCAGGTGCTTGAACGTTTTTTGCTGGACTTGGATAATTCATCATAAGATGGCATACGCTAAAGGCATTATTCATGGAAAGCTTTATCGCgctttttcaaagttttcagtGATTGGATTTGAACTCCTCtcttcatttatatacataattccaTATCCATCTCGATTAGTATAGgtgatatgtaaatattagaATACTGTTTTTAAATTCGGTAAGGCAAATTTCTCTGAAATCGGCTTGAAATGTTCCTCACGGACAGACTTTCCCGGAGGTCCTGTAGCTAGGCTTAGGGGTCAAGAGAatctaaaaattgtcaaaataaaaatatcttcgTTGTCATAAAAATAGAGTTTCAACTGTTTTACTCTCCTAATTTGTTACCAATCCGTAACTAGTTAAAAATGTGGTTACTTTGTAACTAGTGTACTCTTAAGTTAACATGAATTTTGCTTCGTAGTcaaaaagacaaaacaaaagctaaaagaaacaaaagcacAAATCTTACAATAGCAAAAGTATGACGTTGTCGGCATGAAAGGCAGCGTTGTTGCAACGAACACATACCCACACATAGATCAGCTGCAAgtgtgaattttaaatttttttattattctcattCGCTTTGATAGTGCGCTTACAAAAACAACTTGACATTGAGTGAATGCAAATAAAGCAggataaaaattgttgaatccTTAatgaaatacacacatacacacacgtagAAATATAACCATCCTTAGCACTTTGTGTAATGGCTGGTGAGTGATATggctatttaaatttaaatgaatgtatgtatagataTTCAGTTGGAAAACCTCATTACACTTTACGGCGCTGTGTAAATGCAccaatttatattttgctttgttatataatataaaaaagatgGCATGTCTCTACTgcaactttcttttttatttttaattttcttgtttttattatttttttgccatTATTTCCGTGCACAATGCAGCAAtgtgatttattttaattacttaagtAGCTGCTGCATTCCTTTTATGACACATTTCATTTGTCGCATTATTATGTCGGTCATATTTCAATTATCTTTCTTTCTTTGCTGCCATACACTGAAAGAAATTGGCGCTTGCTTGTCAAATAAACGtcgaaagttttatttttttgcatttttggcatGCTGCCAATTATAATtagtaattattattgttttagtttgatttcatttttttgttgttgttgttgttgtagcggcagaattttaattgatttgattttatatattcaatatcACTAAATTAACATATACACACTTTGCAAGCAAGCTTGCACACACAAACCTAACCACACTTTATGCGCGCTTTCCATTTCAAACCTCCCTGAGTAACAGAATTAACACACTCAAGCATTGAATGCCATTGAATGTTGTTCGTCACGCATATTTACTTAATTCTTACAGAATTGATGATATTGAAGACAATTCAATACTTCGCAGAGGTGTTCCCGTAGCGCATTCGATTTACGGAGTACCCAGCACCATCAATGCGGCGAATTATGTGCTCTTCTTGTCGCTACAAAAGGTGCAACAGTTGGGCCATCCAGAGGTTTGtatgatttatttttgcatttcttgTTTCATTATTTAACCTTAAAACAAACTCTCTTCGGCAGGCTACCAATGTCTACACGGAACAACTGCTGGAACTGCATCGCGGTCAGGGCATGGAGATATATTGGCGCGATAACTTCACTTGTCCATCCGAATCGGATTACAAGCTAATGACCATACGCAAGACGGGTGGTCTATTCATGCTTGCCATACGTTTGATGCAACTGTTCAGCGAGAATAAGGAGGACTTCACCAAGCTGACCGCCATACTGGGCTTGTATTTTCAGATACGCGACGATTACTGCAATCTCAGCTTGAAGGAGGTGTGTaaattagtgttttttattaaaagcaattttaatttattttggaaaatatttagtaTACGCAAAATAAAAGCTTCGCTGAGGACTTGACAGAGGGGAAATTCGGTTTTCCCGTTATACATGCCGTACGTTCGCAGAAACATGATAAGCAGGTTTTGCGTGAGTTCTTGCTCATTAatcaaattagaaaaaattcatacttatagttaaatttaaatttaaaattaatttgtaaaatagaTATTCTGCGTCAACGCACTCAGGACATAGAGGTTAAGAAATACTGCATTGGTTTGCTCGAGAAGTTAGGTAGCTTTCAATATACGCGTGAAGTATTGGAATCGCTCGACACGGAAGCGAGAGCCGAGgtaattgtaaaattttggGGTTAGATCATTGAATTTACTAACCGTTAGCATTATTTACCAATTCTCCTTACTACCACCTGCAGGTCGCACGTCTGGGCAGCAATCCCTACATGGATATGTTGCTAAACAAGTTGTTGTCATGGAAATCCAATGAGAATCACACCAATCACAATGATTTGCCATCGCCGAGCAATCACAACAGCAATTAACAACCAAAGAGGCAAAAGAGGGAAACCTGAATTAACGCAACGGTTAATTCCACGCCCTCTTTTGCTGCTAAGAGTGAAATGAATCTAATCGaagtttttttgcaaaaacttaatattttttaaactattcaAGAAGCGCCTATTAAAACCTAaattaaatcttaatttaatatcatcatatttacacaaacaaacaccCGGAAAGCAAAAGCGTGGAGTAGAAGCATGCGATCCACAATTTCTGGTACACTCAAGCGCCTAAAATAgatttgtaaacaaaactagttatatacatatatacaagcagAGTTGTATTCTCGAACTAACAATACCGCACGGGCcatgtaaataataatatagaaaataagcGGGCTTCAAAAAAAGTATCGTTCGACATTAtgtatttcgattttttgaaataacgGCATTTTGTGAATTCaactatattttgtatatgtttagttataattttttttgtattttgattaTCATATTGTGTAGTAGTAGTAATATTAAGTTTTGAGTCCATTTACATAAAACACCTATTTTGCGCTGTTTATGAGGAAAAGTTTGtgaacaaattttgaatatgcAATTTGTTAAGGCATTTCGATTCTAcataacatacacatatattgttGTAATGcgtgttaaatttttactaatacttgTTGAAACCATATTGATTGTAAGCAAAATAATTCCAATTCTCTTTAAGTACTCGCGTGTGTACTTAAGATTCTAAATCGATGTATTTAACTTGAATTAagcaatgttttattaaaatttaagaacaaagttattaaaatgaaaaagaaaaaagaaatcacTAATTGACTTAAAATTCGcacgtttaaaaatatattgttatcGTAATAACCATAAAACAAATGCATACTTAAGTACACATACACAATCACATGCACGCAATATAGTGATTATGCCTGAGGCTTGCAAAATATCGTTTTAGGTTAACTTAACTTTATAACAAATTCATTTAACTGATTTCATTGTTAAAGTATTATAAATAATGCACAccgtattatttttaattttactttttagctGATTTTTAGTTTGTGTAGGCCTCAGATCACTTATCACACACACAACAGCACTCACATACAAGTAAAGACTTGCAGAAATGTTTGTAAAgcattaacaaatattttaaataacaaaagtaatttatatgtattcgcaatattatatatatacatatatatacatttataaatggACGCACGGCTGGAGAAtgttaacttttttcaaatgaaatgcaCTGCAGTTTATTGCACATTGCACCACctaaagtatataagtatacatacatatacatatattaattattacataaataaatatatttttattcatataagtattaaatactTGCTACAGAgagaatttatgaaatttatggAGTACAGCCTATTGTAAGCAAAGAAAGTAATTATGAGattgaaagtaataaaattaaaactaatagaaaaaataataatgtatgcacattttatttataaatataattttgagaGCAGAGTGTAAAAATATGCAAgttttaaaggaattttaacCCATACTAAACACTGGCAGATCTTGAAAAATGCAAAGGTGCCTTTTTCATACGCGTTTTTCAAACACAACCTCACTTTTCGCGTTAAATCGAATATTcgtttattaattatataccGAAATGCagtttatgtttatgttttcAATGCATTCTGTATTGTGTATTTGAATCATTTAATTACATATTGTATACATAACTAGCTATAAGTTTACATacagtacaaatattttttagtaaacatttataaattCTATTTTATATCTCACAAGTAATTATTCATAACTATATATTTACGTActtcacatattatatatgcgtaaatctatattatatattatttatatttactatattatatgtattgatattatttatttatttattttttattagtatttcatttatataatatttactcaACTTAGACAATACTTTAaagcatatttattttacatttactaCTAaccaacaaatataaaaatgtttttatttttattaatttattttttttattcttttttaatatctgTGCAAATTATGCGACTAACTTTCTCACATTGTGCACACAGTACATgtacatgtgcatatatattCATGTAGCAAacattgtttataattttttacatattttttatagtccAACTTTGCTTTATAAGcatttatacgtatatatgttttattatttaatttacataagatataaataaattagcacagcagagcactgattataaatacatatataaacacgtTGCACTATTTGAAATATtgccacaacaaaaacaatttgtttacgGATATATaggtaaattttgtttaatttctactACCGTTGTTTGCTTGTTCTTAGCTATCTATAcccttaatttttatattgttaatttaatttaattaaatatgcataCACACCAAGTCTAGGAAAATTAGCaagttttgaataattttaaattcgtttttaatgCCTAACATATTCGCCCATAAATATtacatgtataaatacatattttgtagttgtaaaatatttaagtgcaCATATTTAGCATATATTCCtgtaatttcaagtttttttctcTTAGTGTAGCAGATACACATTTTTAGTTGTTAATATTAAcacttttaatttcttatttgtgGCTTAtcatataaccaatatttagcagaaatggattaatttttattgtatgttTATATAGAGTTCAAGTTATAGTTTCAATTAGAAGTGTCATTATTATAAGCAACTCGTATACATCTgtttattcaataatattttaattacgtatatatgtatgtatgtatgtagctgtataaattttattttttttttttatttatccctAGATGCATATTTGTCTGGAGAATTCggttagttttatttttatttttatccaaattgctattttaaattataatttataagtcgcttaaatatttatttatatttttggctaCTGTCCACCTGAATTTTCCGAAATAATTTATGGTGAAAAATTAACagtttcatattttgaaaaatatttggcaGAAAATGCAACGaaaatgtatgtttatatgtatgtaagtatgcaagaatgtatgtatgtacaaatgtacttGTAAAACAATAAACTCACAAGCTAACGTTATTGCTAATTCGCAGCCCTAGCGCCGCGCTCATTGCTCATCGCACTAAGTCTTAGCTAATAACCTATAAAAGTGCTTCCAATGAGACTTACCTTGAACTGGAATATAATACTTGAATTTGCATTTTCTCTTGATTATTAGATTTAactgattttttcacaaataaaaatatagccCGGCAGAGaacttttatacaatttcaCATTCATAACCACAATTAATTTGCTCTGTGGCGGCGTATAGCGCACTCCactttagctgattttttctcacaaaaaataaacacttaAAAACATAGCCTGGCGGAAACTTTTACTTATTTTCGAAGCACAATactttttactatatatttacgcTTAAAATAACTCAATCACCACAATATTTAATGCGAAATTCACAATTTTGAACTGCAATTACGAATTAGAGTGAAAACTGTTGAAGTAGCGCAAACGGAAACTAACGGAGGCGGTTGAGATGACGTTTGTTTGCTGAGTACAGGGTGCACATGCGATTCAATTATTTCCATatgcataattatttaaaacatattgaataatttcttttatttaataaaattaaacaaaaactaaaatttatagataaacaaaagttgttgttttttaactaTTCTAAATTAATGTGTatgcataataaaataatatgccataaaattcaattaattactTGAGCAATCTTAAACGTTTTTTCATAGCTAATAATGTATGTGAAGTATTTGTGCTTTCgctaatttatatttcatttttcaatttttacagcAGCATGCTAACGTTAGCTGAAAATTAGTGTCTTAAACTACTTGACACTCTGTGCATATTCAGCAACGCCCGGCAAGGCTTCCGCTAGCTGTCAGTTTCCGTCTCGGGAGTGTAAAATTGTGACATTTTGAAgtaatgaaagtaaaaatagaatttataatataatgcaataattttaagtagaaattagtaatgttttaatatatcaaaAGTTGTGCGCATTTTTAAACGTGtgttaattaacatttattgCCGGCTGTATTTATTATACAAGCAGCTtgattttgtgaataaaaaagtgAGTGTATTCGATTGTATGTGCACCGCAGGCGAATGTGCTAGAAAGTATCTGATGATTCTTAAATTGTGTGTCCAGCTGAGGCGTAGCGCTTACATTTTGCATAGTTCAAGTGCAAGTGCTTCGCAAAAGTTGAGGAGGTAAGTCACAGTATTGAagaacaaaaactgaaaataaggAATCTCAttttatatgtgtgcatgtgcttACTAtggtcatatatgtatgtatgcgtgtgtatttatatgtatattgtctgTTTTCGCTTTTCGTTTGGCTTTGCAGTCTGCATGCAACTGCTAATATGCAGCGGTGTTAACAACAGTGAAATTGATACAGATAATGTTAATTAGCATTTAattctttaacattttcttcTCGTAACTTGAATTTAATGTTATGGCAGAGGCTGttaatgaaatttgttaaaatatattaaaataatttaaactgaTTAACTAATTTGTTGAGAAAAAAGGTTACACGTGTTATTTTGTGTTCTTACTTataatgtaaatgtatgtaaagatctgtatatatgtacatacatacatatttcatgcTATTATGTGAAAGTTTTCGGAAAGTTGAGTAGGCTCACAAGCACATAATATAGTATTTCGAATTTGTTCCAGATTCACTgtatagctgttgttgttgtaacggcttTTTAGTCCCCGTTAGGGTGGTAAAGTTCAGATATGTAAGTTGTCATTGAgatcatccaacggtaggcttAGGAAACGTGTTGTTTCGATGGGATCGGGCCATAGGGAGAGGCGTGTCAGATGTGTACGGTTAGCTGGGTATGCAAAGAGATGGTTAgagtcatgcggagactcgttgcttgctggacatatatttggtatgtgGGTAGCGGTTTGAGTCCAAGTACGACATTTaatgagagggagtcggtgaaggtgtctATAGATTCACTGTGTGTGACGGtgagtgcatgtctgaagttagttgcatCTGAAGTCCAGTCGGTGCACTGTCTTATATCGTCGACGAAATTAAGGAAATACCTTTTGATGTTTCTAGGAGGTGGTTTTGTTAGAAAAGCAAGCAGGGTTTGTCAAGAAAGCAAGTAGGGTTTCTACGAAATGAGcacagcagaaactgcttggagaggagtttaTTATGTTACTTAACTGGAAGCATACGAACCTCACTATATTTTCTGTGAATGGGCTTTAGagaatttttctgttttcagtCCTCAAAAGAAAACCCCTGGACAGAAATTTAGTGCATGTAAACTCTTCGTGCAacgcagcgaaaaggaagaacgactggcgcgctgttgtaaactcggttataatcgtgtaagcggtgtctacgccaataaagaagaagactcTCAactcatatttgtataaattaaagAGCATATTCCAAACCCTAAACACATTTTACggactaatgaaaatatttgaaagctttAACTTAAATTTCAGCCAGGTGTCTGTGTAAAAAACTATCTCCAATGCAGTCATTAACCGTTATATATTTTGCAATCTTCCAAATACTTAGTTTACGCATGAGACATGTGGTTTAGACGTCTTAGTGGTACCACCTCTAATGCTTGAAGATTTGTATTGCTATTCAACTTGTCTGGCATTCTCGCTAAGTACCGTTCCTTTGAGAGGcaatacatacacaaatgcatacaaacttACAACTTCACTTAAAGGCAATAAATCAATTACTGCTTGGCTTTGTTAAATTACTAAGCCACTTCCAAGCAGCCAAAAATCTTCACATAAAGCTCAACTAAATATTTTGGGTTTAACCTTGCTTACACGCACTAACTAATAAATTTACGTAGGTATTACTCGCATAGCTGGCGATTCGTTTGTGGGCCGTAAATCTTCTGTGATTCTGTGATTTTCATTAGCCAGCAATGTCTGCCAGCAATTTCATTGAATATGTTgcccaattaaaataattactgaGCTTAATCAACAGTAGTCACTaaagttacacacacacacacacacacacacattcgcatAGACAATGCTGACGACTGCAGTTATGCAGCTATTTGCCGTAAACTCTGCATTTTGCTAGAATTTCAACAAGTCATCGAGACTAAAGGCCCGGCCGGTGGCGGAGAGTGGACAACAGCAGACAGCAGTGCATGCGACGCATGAGTGGGAGCAAGTTGGCTGATTTGTGCAGCCTAGATTTCGTTTGTCGTCCGACATTCGGCTGCCTGGCTGGtgtctgctgctgctgctggtgtaTCGCTTGTCggtgttaattaattaaacagcACTTTGACTGTTCTGGGTGGATGTTACCTATGCGGTTGTGCCAcaggttgctgttgttgccggtACACTTTATATGGTTGTTGCAGGAAGAGGCTCGTGTGTGGCAGGCAAGTTGATAGTATCACTGTCATGGTCACTGTCAATGCCATCGGTGTAAAGCAGATGGTAttcgtaataaatgttgttgttgttgtattcgaTTTTAtagttgttcttgttgttcttAGGTCTGCTGATTGAATAGTGCTGTAACTCTAACTCTGCGCTGTGGTTGTAAATTacgcctttgttgttgttattgtttttgtattacatGTTgcttgtaattgttgttgtttttgtattacacGTTGCATGTTCTCTTGATGATGGCTCGTTAACATTCGCATTGCGTCGATGATATATCAAATCTTGCAACGCTTGCAACACGACTACTTTAGCCGGCCACTGCGTTGTTGCCACAAACGACAATGTGTGCGGTGGCATAtgctttgttgctgtttgtgACTGCTTTTCTTATTGCTGCAGTTtaatattgtgttgttgttgttgctttattggTTGTTTTACACCTAAATTCCTCAACCTCGTCCACACCACCAGCGCCGCAGACAGCTGATTCGAGGTCAACTTGCTGGTGTTGCAGTAGTTGTTGCCGTTGCTGCTGTATCGCCTTGCCTACTTGGCGCCGTCAGTCCGTTGTCCCCGCTCATTGTCTCACTCAAAAGTCATACATTCAAATCGGCCATCATTTTGCGAAAATCATTTAGCGATCCATAAGTATCGAAATCATCACAGCCATCCAATTCACTGCCTCGTGAGCCATGTCGACTACCCGGTGCGCCTGCGCCCATATTCGTCGGCCGTGGTAATGCCAGTGGCACAGGCAACAGCTCGGGCATTACCGAATGATGTGTAATGAGCGCGCGCAACGAGGTGAACTCCTTGGTGAAGCCCTGTAAGAgcatgtgaaaaaatttgtctGTTATGAGCATTCCACTTCAGCACATTTCAATAAGGTTTCGTATTACGTCGGCATGTAACTAACCTTGATTTTGTAGCCACGCGGTGTACGCAGTATCAGGTAGTGTGCCACTTTGGGCGCGGGCGGTGGCACGCGCAGTGATAATGCAAAACAGCCGGGTTTGGTGCTACTCTGTCGCACCAGGAAGGCGCCAGGGCTCTGACGCGACAGCACCTCCAATGAGATCTCACGCGGAATGCCGGCTTGAAACCAGGCGGCGCCCTTCAGTTCATGCTGCTCCGCCAAGCTGAGATTGTCGAGCCGTAGCGGCGCGCTGGGCGCAAACATCTTTGGACTGGAGTTGGCTATAAGCAAAAAAGTTGTGGAATTTCTATATATACGtgcatataaacaaatataatattctCGCCTTACCACTACACGTTTCACGCAGATACTTTTTCTTATAGCTAAATTCGGTGTGTTCCTGCAAGCCTATATGCGCCGCTTCCAGCGTAGGCAGCGCGGTCAACGACTGCCGACAGGAGTCGCCGAATTTGTTGGTTATCATTTTCTCTGGTTCGCAAATGGCTTCGTTCACATAGCCGTCGGAGATGGTTTGTGATGAGCCGGAATTGAGTGAAGATGAGGCTGTGTGCACCAGGGGACGACTGTCTTCGGTACCGCGCAGCAGACCCATGCCCATTGTGAGTCGTTTGACCTGAAAAGTATCGAAACGAAAAATGGAGTAAAGCTATTAAATATAATAGCCGCCTTCACTTATTTACTAGCCGGTATTATAATTGGTGGTTATTAAAGAGTAGTTATGGATTTTTATTCGTGTCATTCTAGAATTCAAGTCAAAACCCGGTATAAACGAGGGGACGGTAGTGAGTTTCGAATTCATGACTCATCGAGTGGTATTTACTACTCAGCTATTGTAttcagtatacatatgtatgtatgtatatgacgaCCGGAAGTCGAGTCGGTTGTGGCTTCGGCGTAAAATAACGAAGACAAACCGTAAAAGTAGTCGAGAGACATTGCCAGAGATCGACAACACTCAAATTTGACTCCTTTAGTAAaagttcatacaaaaatttatagtcTCTTTGGATCCTGCTTTAAGATCAAAAAAAATCCGACGATTGGTTGCATCCAGTAAGTTCCTGTGTTTATTTTAAGCTAGAGCTAATTTTCACTTGAAGTATTTACTAGTTTCTTGGCTCCTTACACCTGAAGAACCGATGCATCACCGCGATGAATAGAGAACCCAgctattttgtaaaattaatctACTCTTCTTGTTATTCAGTCTTTTATCCTCTAATTTATTTTGACTGAAACTTTCATGCCTCCTGTTTAACCCCTGATCTACCAACCATTTGGCTCAAAGCAGGAAAAAGAAGTGCGAATGTTAAATGAATGCCACTAAACCAGTTCGATTTCTCAGTTTAAATGCAAATAGCGCCTCCAGCGGTTTTAATTCGAGTACTTAGCATCTGCAGCTGCAGGTTCAGTTCGAACTTTAGCGGCGAAATTGCAAAAGTTTTAGCGTGTCAAATTCGTGGTTAACCACAAACGCAGCAAAACTTTCGCACCCAGTAAATCTATTGCGTgtgatttgtttttaattttcctgcATTTACCGAACTACGAGTAAATGAATTGATTTGAcgttgaaattaattaaagtgtTGGGTTTTCGTTGTTTAGTCGGTGCTTCATTGCAGGTGCGAATTCGCTGAATTTATTCTGAAGTTGAT
This window harbors:
- the LOC126762549 gene encoding terpene synthase isoform X1 is translated as MPVMNNMEELCSILAKTRDPSAQKEQDEILLQPFAYIQQIPGKQFRSELALAFNHWLNIPAEKLHQIGEIVQMLHNSSLLIDDIEDNSILRRGVPVAHSIYGVPSTINAANYVLFLSLQKVQQLGHPEATNVYTEQLLELHRGQGMEIYWRDNFTCPSESDYKLMTIRKTGGLFMLAIRLMQLFSENKEDFTKLTAILGLYFQIRDDYCNLSLKEYTQNKSFAEDLTEGKFGFPVIHAVRSQKHDKQVLHILRQRTQDIEVKKYCIGLLEKLGSFQYTREVLESLDTEARAEVARLGSNPYMDMLLNKLLSWKSNENHTNHNDLPSPSNHNSN
- the LOC126762549 gene encoding terpene synthase isoform X2; the encoded protein is MPVMNNMEELCSILAKTRDPSAQKEQDEILLQPFAYIQQIPGKQFRSELALAFNHWLNIPAEKLHQIGEIVQMLHNSSLLGVPVAHSIYGVPSTINAANYVLFLSLQKVQQLGHPEATNVYTEQLLELHRGQGMEIYWRDNFTCPSESDYKLMTIRKTGGLFMLAIRLMQLFSENKEDFTKLTAILGLYFQIRDDYCNLSLKEYTQNKSFAEDLTEGKFGFPVIHAVRSQKHDKQVLHILRQRTQDIEVKKYCIGLLEKLGSFQYTREVLESLDTEARAEVARLGSNPYMDMLLNKLLSWKSNENHTNHNDLPSPSNHNSN
- the LOC126762548 gene encoding EGFR adapter protein, which produces MQDIRLRVEQPMSRVSPTQTRRPIHLLPQISLSCNEPPLEAHLQPSQHAVPRSPSSEEDNSPTEMNNCRRMADKPPLVKRLTMGMGLLRGTEDSRPLVHTASSSLNSGSSQTISDGYVNEAICEPEKMITNKFGDSCRQSLTALPTLEAAHIGLQEHTEFSYKKKYLRETCSANSSPKMFAPSAPLRLDNLSLAEQHELKGAAWFQAGIPREISLEVLSRQSPGAFLVRQSSTKPGCFALSLRVPPPAPKVAHYLILRTPRGYKIKGFTKEFTSLRALITHHSVMPELLPVPLALPRPTNMGAGAPGSRHGSRGSELDGCDDFDTYGSLNDFRKMMADLNV